The genomic window AGATGTAGGTTTAGTTCGTAACTGTAAACTCCAGTTGCTTGTGAATTGTCTTGTCTCCTGTTTGTAGCAATGAGTCTATGCATGCGGTTGCGAGAATAGGTGTGGTTTGACTCAATGCTGATATTCTGCAGTGGTCGGTTGAAGTGACAGCTTGCCGATTGATTTCCATCTTGCCAGTAAGAGGAAATTGGTTCTGCGTCAGTGTCGATCAAAAACAAGTGGCGATTTCCATTTTGAGTGATCGGGATATGATCTGTGGTGTATCGTTCTCACGTTCTAAATTCCATACTTACTTATTTCTTGTAGCATAGTCTCACGTTGTCACAttatttttgttgtctttCCCTCTCGTACACTGCTGTTTCCTCTAGGGAAAAGCATCTGATCCGGAGTTTCTTTGATCTTCTGTTGCTCTGTTGTTTTGCCATCTGCATtctgtggggggggggggggctaAAGAGGCAACAAAAACTGTGGAAGTATGTTGCGTGACAGCAGCTCTGAGCCAACAGTGACTGTCTTCTCCCTCTAGCAAAATGACAGCACGTGAGGCTGAGGAGAAGGAATGTAGTCTATGTGAGACTAGGTTGTGTGATCTATGTGTTAACGTTTTTCTTCGGGCCGTACTCATTATAATTAGATAATATTTCCTAAATGTTCAGGTGCCATGGGCAACTAAAACTACCCAATACTTTATTTCGTCGGGATAAATGTTCTTTTAATCTCTATATGCTAATGACTGCCTATAGTTTTAGTTACATTATGAACTGCTTTGATAGAGATTATTCTTGCATGCGCTTTTCCTAACACAATGTCAAGGTTGCTGTTACTGTTTTCAGGGTCCGAATGGACACAAAGGAAGAGAAGGAGAAAGAGGAGAAAAGGGAATAAAGGTAAATCTTTTTTGTACCACTAGTAGTCACACTGCACGATCTGTAAACTGTTATGGTAACAGGGAGATACGGGGCTTACAGGCCACCAGGGTGAGCAAGGACGACAAGGAATACCTGGAACTATGGTGAGTTGCAGCCAACACGTTTGAGCATATATTATTAAAGCAATTTTATACAAATTTAGATCAACGAAGAATATCTTGAAACATATcttgaaatatattataaaagAGATCTTGAAGCATATTTGACAAATATGATGGACGAACGTTTTGCGCAACTAACTCAATCGCTAAATAATCGTCCTGCTGCTCATTTGTACGGAAGAGGCTTCAATGGTTAGTAATTTAGTGGCAGTTGGTTAGATCACATGATAAAGTTTTGCTattaaatacataatttatttCTTAGGTTATCGACTTACCTGGACGACAGGAGGATATGGTGGATTTGTTAACAACGGAATGAGGTACGAAGATGGATATTTATTCGTTCCTAAAAGAGGACTGTATTACATCTATGCTCAAGTCAAGTGCGACCCTAAACCTCCCAAAAATTGGTGCGGTTTCGCCTTCAGAATAAATAATTCTGACATATCTCAGCAGTTCATCTCACAAGATCCTCGTGCAGAAGACGTTCTCTATTATAACGTACCTGAAGCTGGTTTGCTGAGAAAGCTAAACAAAGGCGATCGTATTTCAGTCAATAAACGTGATCTATCTCAAATATTTGGTCAAGATCGTCAAACGTATTTTGGTTGTTATGCCATATCAACGTTCGATTCCTAATTCTCTCATTATGAACAAGTGCAACTGAACTCTACAATTTCAGCAGCCTAAATGAGATTGTTTAGTGTATGGAGTCAAGTGTTTTGTCACTCGCGTTACGCTGCTGTGCAATGTCCCGTATTTCGTAAGTAAAGTGTACCTTGCGCTGTGTATAAGTAAGTTCAATGTGATGAAAGTGTTCATTATATTCAAGAATCTATCCGCCCTACCGCTTTGCGCAAAATTACACTTAATTAACCAAATTAATGTCAGGAAAACAACAAGCGTTTagatggttaattaattaactagtaacCAAAGCTGTGTTTTTACTGTCGTTTCCACAGCCATATATAAACCGTCTGTAAAACAACGATTGACAAGTATTACAAATTTTGACGCCATTTGCTTTATATATTTGTTCACTCGCTTTCTAGCACCTTGCTTATACATTTTAGAACCGTACAAAGCAACTGTTGTTTTATGTACTTACAAAACTTTTCAACCTCTCTAAAATTCTTTGTAATCGTCCAAGCAAAGAGGTCTAGTCCAAGTAAAGAGATTTATCACATACAAAACATAGATGTAGCCTCTGGTTACCAACTTTAACATTGCAATAGAGAATGTTACGCGTTTGACGGCCTTTGCAGTTGATCATGTTTCTGTTGTCTCCCAAACATAAACTAGATCTTGCAAACTACACAAGGATGTAGCACATTTCTTATCTTAGCAGGATCTAAACACGTAGTCTTGACACGTAGTCTTACACATAGTGCTTAaccagggccggatccagagggttTCAGGAGttaaaccccctcttttccagtaggcgtggttcaataattttatataatttcattagaaaagagaaaattagtaatgctataaataactgctaccaggtcaacaccctctttcaaaaattcctggatcctgCCCTGTTAACGTAGTCTGGTCAGAAATGTCCTCACTGTAATATTGAGCCACGCATGTCTTCGGAATGATTGGCAAATTGCGTACTAAAATCAGACCTCTAGACCCAATCATGCGTAAAATACGTGTGATAAGTGAAACGATGTATGTGAGATTTGAGGACGAAACTGTAGTCTAAAGATTTGTCTTTCTAGGGCAAAATATAGGCAATACAAAGTCAAAGCACTTTCGACTACCGAAAAAAAGACGTGGGAGCACTAGCCGTGGTTACGCTGTCACGTGCATGAACTCCCACTGGTTATTGATAGCAAATCTTGCGTCTCCacagtgtatgtgtgtctggtAGAGTGCGTATCAACAGTAATTGTGCGTTGTTTTGGAGAGTGCGATTTCGCTTTTCAGAAGAGAAGTTCAGCAAAGACGAAAGTAGGTCGCAcacctctcaactctcattCACGCATCGCGCGTGAAAGACTTACGCATTTGATATTGCCTTTCGCATTTCGATATTGCTTCTCGCATTTTGATATTATCTCTCGCTTGTCCACTACCGATTTTTCCAGCTCCAGCCTTTCACAATTACTCATCCGAGGCTCACGAGGTCTAACCACTTCCGGACGACAATACTTTTGCACAAAATTGTAAAAATGATCTGAGTTttcgaggttctactgtaccaCATC from Corticium candelabrum chromosome 12, ooCorCand1.1, whole genome shotgun sequence includes these protein-coding regions:
- the LOC134188178 gene encoding collagen alpha-1(XIX) chain-like, which gives rise to MTLAFVKIFLVAFCLPSVEPSSRERFTRHVWSTSPPARDHVSPEPPLKYQEKGQKGEIDHKGNQDLIGPKGNKGLPGLPGAPGVKGDKGERGLTGARGPQGAPGVIGPQGFQGANGQQGPPGNTGFEGPEGPPGTTGPRGPPGQMGSKGIQGIKGARGSPGLAGHHGNPGPNGHKGREGERGEKGIKGDTGLTGHQGEQGRQGIPGTMINEEYLETYLEIYYKRDLEAYLTNMMDERFAQLTQSLNNRPAAHLYGRGFNGYRLTWTTGGYGGFVNNGMRYEDGYLFVPKRGLYYIYAQVKCDPKPPKNWCGFAFRINNSDISQQFISQDPRAEDVLYYNVPEAGLLRKLNKGDRISVNKRDLSQIFGQDRQTYFGCYAISTFDS